GAAAGTGGGGCGTGCACTTCGCCATGGGCGGCACGGGCGAGATCGTCCGCGGCCTCGTCCGCCTGCTGGAGGAGATGGGGGTGGAGGTGCGGCTGAACGCGCCGGTGGAGGAGATCGAGGTGCGCACCGGCCGTGCGTCCGCCGTGCGGCTCGCGGGCGGTGAGCGCATCCCGGCGGAGGTGGTGGTGAGCAACGCGGACCCGTCGTACGTCTACACGCGGATGATCGACCCGCGGCACCGGCGGCGGAACACGGATCGCGCGGTGCGCCGCACGCGCCAGTCGATGAGCCTGTTCGTGGCCTACTTCGGCAGCCGCAAGCAGTTCCCGGAGCTGGCGCACCACACGATCGTCCTCGGAAACCGCTACAAGCCGCTGCTGGATGACATCTTCACCCGCCGCGTGCTGGCCGACGACTTCTCCCTCTATCTTCACGCGCCGACGAGGACGGACCCATCGCTGGCGCCGGAGGGGAACGAGGGCTTCTACGTGCTCTCTCCCGTTCCCAACACCCGCGCGGGGATCGACTGGAGCCGCGAAGCGCAGCCGTACTGGGAGCGCATCCGCGCGTCGCTGGAAGAGCGCCTTCTCCCCGGCCTGGGCGAGAGCCCGGTAAAGCCGTTTCTCCTGACGCCGCACGACTTCGAGCACACCCTGCGGTCCGAGGACGGCGCGGCGTTCGGGCTAGAGCCAATCCTCACCCAGTCGGCGTACTTCCGCTACCACAACCGGTCCGAGGACGTGGGCGGCCTGTACTTCGTCGGCGCGGGAACGCACCCGGGCGGCGGCGTTCCCGGCGTGCTCTGCTCGGCGCGCGTGCTGGACCGCGTGGTCCCCGCTCCCCGGCCCGCCGCGTGAGCTATCTCGCCTTTCTGCTCGTCTTCATCGTGCCGCCCCTGCTCGTCCTCGCGTGGACGCAGCGGCGGCGCCTGCGCGGCATCCATCCGCAGGCGGGGCTGTTCCTGGGATTGATGGCGCTGATCGCGCTCGTCTACACCACGCCGTGGGACAACTACCTGATCTGGCGCGGCGTGTGGGCCTACGGAAGCGACCGCGTGATGGGCACCATCGGCTACGTGCCGGTGGAAGAGTACCTGTTCTTTCTCCTGCAGCCCCTGCTGACGGGGCTCTGGCTCTGCTCGCTGCTCCCCACCGTTCCGTCGGTCGCGACCAATGCCAGCCGGTGGACGGGCGCGCTTGTCTACGCCGCGGCGGCGGTGGCGGGCGGGCTGCTGCTGACCTTCGAGAAGGGCACCTACCTGGGGCTGATCCTGGCCTGGGCGGGGCCGGTGCTGGCGCTGCAGTGGGCGTACGCCGGGCG
The Longimicrobium sp. genome window above contains:
- the crtI gene encoding phytoene desaturase family protein, with the protein product KWGVHFAMGGTGEIVRGLVRLLEEMGVEVRLNAPVEEIEVRTGRASAVRLAGGERIPAEVVVSNADPSYVYTRMIDPRHRRRNTDRAVRRTRQSMSLFVAYFGSRKQFPELAHHTIVLGNRYKPLLDDIFTRRVLADDFSLYLHAPTRTDPSLAPEGNEGFYVLSPVPNTRAGIDWSREAQPYWERIRASLEERLLPGLGESPVKPFLLTPHDFEHTLRSEDGAAFGLEPILTQSAYFRYHNRSEDVGGLYFVGAGTHPGGGVPGVLCSARVLDRVVPAPRPAA
- a CDS encoding lycopene cyclase domain-containing protein, which codes for MSYLAFLLVFIVPPLLVLAWTQRRRLRGIHPQAGLFLGLMALIALVYTTPWDNYLIWRGVWAYGSDRVMGTIGYVPVEEYLFFLLQPLLTGLWLCSLLPTVPSVATNASRWTGALVYAAAAVAGGLLLTFEKGTYLGLILAWAGPVLALQWAYAGREIWARRRVFALAVGLPTLYLWMADALAIHLEIWRISPAHTLGPSLGVLPLEEAVFFLVTNLLVVQGMILFLHPPARAA